The Toxorhynchites rutilus septentrionalis strain SRP chromosome 3, ASM2978413v1, whole genome shotgun sequence genome includes a region encoding these proteins:
- the LOC129779220 gene encoding zinc finger protein 512B-like translates to MKAFVVLSMAVAIASCAAVDESSKKGKRGLWEQLGYGAGDHREVRHLSTTITKKIPVPYPVEVEKHIPYPVEVEKKVPVWMEKKVPVFIEKRVPVHVDRPVPYPVEVKVPVYVEKKVHVDRPVPYPVEKKVPVYIEKRVPVHIDRPVYVEKKVRVPYPVEVKVPVVVEKKVPVHVDRPFPVEVEKQVPIHVDRPVPYPVEVEKKVPVHVDRPVPYPVEVKVPVFVEHKVPVHVDRPVPYPVEVPVVKKEYVEVPKPYAVHFEKPVPVYVTKHITVHNSDRKSHWF, encoded by the exons ATGAAG GCGTTCGTAGTGTTGTCTATGGCAGTGGCCATTGCTTCCTGTGCGGCAGTTGACGAGTCTTCGAAGAAGGGCAAGCGTGGTCTCTGGGAGCAGCTGGGCTACGGAGCAGGCGATCACCGTGAGGTCAGACACCTATCCACCACTATCACCAAGAAAATTCCAGTGCCCTATCCGGTCGAGGTGGAAAAGCATATTCCCTATCCGGTGGAGGTCGAGAAAAAGGTTCCGGTTTGGATGGAGAAGAAGGTTCCGGTGTTCATCGAGAAGAGAGTGCCCGTCCACGTGGACCGACCAGTACCATATCCGGTAGAGGTGAAAGTTCCAGTGTACGTCGAGAAGAAGGTTCACGTCGACCGTCCCGTTCCCTATCCGGTCGAGAAGAAAGTTCCGGTGTACATTGAGAAAAGAGTCCCGGTCCACATAGACCGTCCAGTCTACGTGGAGAAAAAGGTCCGCGTTCCGTATCCAGTCGAAGTGAAGGTCCCAGTTGTGGTGGAAAAGAAGGTTCCGGTTCACGTTGACCGTCCGTTCCCAGTGGAGGTGGAAAAGCAAGTCCCAATCCACGTGGATCGCCCTGTGCCCTATCCAGTGGAAGTCGAGAAGAAAGTTCCAGTGCACGTCGATCGACCAGTTCCGTACCCGGTCGAGGTGAAAGTGCCAGTTTTCGTGGAACATAAGGTACCAGTCCACGTTGACCGGCCAGTTCCCTACCCCGTGGAGGTTCCGGTCGTGAAAAAGGAATATGTCGAAGTGCCAAAACCTTATGCAGTTCATTTTGAGAAACCCGTCCCAGTGTACGTTACCAAACACATCACGGTGCACAACAGTGACCGTAAGTCACACTGGTTTTAG
- the LOC129779993 gene encoding uncharacterized protein LOC129779993 yields MKAFLVFTMILAIGACAAIDEHQHWEPEHGDVHLEHQESYRQASKLSTSIRGNVPDEKEDASVEPDEAHSYSVETEKKLSVHVDRPVPYTVEKQVPIVHNEYIEVQRPYAVHVERPVPVYVHKKVVVEKPVAVTVRVKELNNKGWGLF; encoded by the coding sequence GCCTTCCTCGTGTTTACCATGATCCTTGCGATCGGAGCCTGTGCTGCCATCGACGAGCACCAGCACTGGGAACCTGAACACGGCGATGTCCACCTCGAACACCAGGAGAGCTATCGCCAAGCCAGCAAACTATCCACATCGATCAGAGGTAATGTTCCGGATGAAAAGGAGGATGCTTCCGTTGAGCCAGATGAAGCGCACTCCTACTCCGTGGAGACCGAGAAGAAACTTTCCGTTCACGTTGATCGGCCAGTTCCATACACAGTCGAGAAGCAGGTGCCAATCGTTCACAATGAATACATTGAGGTGCAGAGGCCATATGCAGTTCACGTCGAGCGACCAGTTCCGGTGTACGTCCACAAGAAGGTGGTCGTCGAGAAGCCAGTGGCGGTGACCGTGCGAGTCAAGGAACTCAACAACAAAGGCTGGGGACTGTTCTAA